Proteins co-encoded in one Papaver somniferum cultivar HN1 chromosome 5, ASM357369v1, whole genome shotgun sequence genomic window:
- the LOC113281391 gene encoding zinc finger protein CONSTANS-LIKE 13-like: MEEQKKKVEKRSACDYCNESVAILYCRADSAKLCLSCDYHVHSANDLSKKHIRSQICDICNSKPVSVRCVHENLVLCPDCDFDSHDVNSNHHQRCQIEGVTGTPSPLTLAENWGFDLNDLDVANRKQRKKNEFEDEKNGDSLLSRDSMFQNWSNLDSILSVDSSWMSKSSSNNNTSSMMGFQDLMVPNENNSRNFNNHNNSAALFPNVPCAEKKKQQSNPICGKYKNVMLKQLIELIRRDPIDDGGGGDDEFSNEDWKKGDNDSSNGVNDETMDGINDSLQQQIPFTSLLMLPVRSDVKGSAANNEDNFWDCMPQSEQSSQIWDFNLGRSRGNEERNQREVEYGTNEPEYLMESYSKFIRQPSFTTSAMLDEPYSGNYSSMLEDNESQIANQRLTTSGSNNISKTTQFSGSIVPKSESCSYMEQPFLVKGGIVRATTKADMELLAQNRGSAMLRYKEKKKTRRYEKHIRYESRKARADTRKRVKGRFVKSNEVPNVENCS; the protein is encoded by the exons AtggaggagcagaagaagaaagtagAGAAGAGAAGTGCATGTGATTACTGTAACGAATCAGTAGCAATATTATATTGTAGAGCTGATTCAGCtaaattatgtttatcatgtgaTTATCATGTTCATTCAGCTAATGATTTGTCTAAAAAGCATATCAGGTCACAGATCTGCGATATCTGTAATTCAAAACCTGTTTCTGTTCGCTGTGTTCACGAGAATCTCGTTCTTTGTCCTGATTGTGATTTTGATTCTCATGATGTTAATTCGAATCATCATCAGCGGTGTCAGATTGAAGGTGTTACAGGTACTCCTTCACCTTTAACGCTTGCTGAGAATTGGGGGTTTGATTTGAATGATCTTGATGTCGCTAACCGTAAACAGAGGAAGAAGAacgaatttgaagatgaaaaaAACGGAGATTCTTTGTTATCGAGGGATTCAATGTTTCAGAATTGGTCGAATTTGGATTCGATATTGTCAGTTGATTCATCGTGGATGTCTAAATCATCGAGTAATAATAATACGTCTTCCATGATGGGATTTCAAGATCTAATGGTTCCAAATGAGAATAATAGTCGTAAttttaataatcataataattcgGCGGCATTGTTTCCGAACGTTCCGTGTgctgagaagaagaaacaacagagTAACCCGATTTGTGGCAAGTATAAGAATGTGATGCTCAAGCAATTGATTGAGTTGATTAGAAGAGATCCcattgatgatggtggtggcggcgacgatGAATTTAGTAATGAGGACTGGAAGAAGGGAGATAATGATTCTAGTAATGGAGTTAATGATGAGACTATGGATGGAATTAATGATTCTTTACAGCAACAAATACCGTTTACTTCGTTGCTAATGCTGCCTGTGAGATCTGATGTGAAGGGGTCAGCGGCTAATAATGAAGATAATTTCTGGGATTGTATGCCGCAATCCGAGCAGTCTAGTCAG ATATGGGATTTTAATTTAGGAAGATCTAGAGGCAATGAAGAGCGCAATCAAAGAGAAGTTGAATATGGTACAAATGAACCTGAATATCTGATGGAGAGTTACAGTAAGTTTATTAGACAACCCTCCTTCACAACTTCAGCTATGCTAGATGAACCATACAGTGGGAATTACTCCAGTATGCTCGAGGACAACGAATCACAAATT GCAAACCAAAGACTAACAACATCAGGGAGCAATAACATATCTAAAACGACTCAGTTCTCAGGTTCGATTGTTCCTAAATCCGAATCTTGCAGTTACATGGAACAACCTTTCCTAGTTAAAGGCGGTATTGTGAGGGCAACAACAAAGGCTGACATGGAGTTGCTAGCACAGAACAGAGGCAGCGCGATGTTACGGtacaaggagaaaaagaaaacccGCAG GTATGAGAAGCACATCCGATATGAGTCAAGAAAGGCCAGAGCTGATACTAGAAAGCGTGTGAAGGGTAGGTTTGTCAAATCGAATGAAGTTCCGAATGTTGAAAATTGCAGCTGA
- the LOC113278949 gene encoding CASP-like protein 1F1: MDAFPRKTPIVLLVSQSVLRILVIALTVTAICLTFTAKQTVEFLGIEFYAKYSYSPAFRYFVSTNIVVVVLSIISLLFLFIYVKSTTPYRCYNIFVCDFIATVLGVSGCAAAASIGYVGRYGNGHSGWSPICDYVDKFCNRIQISLICSGLGLILLVVLTFWSAIRITKLVTISR; the protein is encoded by the exons ATGGACGCTTTTCCTCGTAAAACACCGATAGTATTATTAGTGAGTCAATCTGTATTGAGAATTTTGGTGATTGCATTAACAGTGACTGCAATCTGTTTGACATTCACAGCAAAGCAAACTGTAGAGTTTTTGGGTATTGAGTTCTATGCGAAGTATAGCTACTCTCCTGCCTTCAG GTACTTTGTGAGTACAAACATTGTTGTAGTTGTTCTTTCCATTATATCTTTGCTGTTCCTATTCATCTATGTGAAGTCTACCACACCATACCGATGTTACAACATCTTTGTTTGCGATTTC ATAGCAACTGTGTTGGGAGTATCAggatgtgctgctgctgcatcgaTAGGTTATGTGGGTAGATATGGAAATGGACATTCTGGTTGGAGTCCCATTTGCGATTACGTGGACAAGTTCTGTAATAGAATTCAGATTTCTTTGATCTGTTCTGGTTTGGGTCTCATTCTCTTAGTAGTTCTCACTTTTTGGTCCGCCATTAGAATAACTAAACTAGTaacaatttcgagataa